Proteins from one Scyliorhinus canicula chromosome 6, sScyCan1.1, whole genome shotgun sequence genomic window:
- the si:dkey-29b11.3 gene encoding actin-binding Rho-activating protein-like: MAESGSNRRVPEAPGQDGTVRLRHKWQQWADGHREYQRCNPFSGSHAATLRLQRGTEEYGHPQRGSKTEQRGKDAHALVGKEVEELLSIIRRYGEAGPDGNICVTFGRLFDAYVTISNKVVGILLRARKHGLVHFDGEMLWQGRDDRALITLLE, encoded by the coding sequence ATGGCAGAAAGTGGGTCCAATCGCAGAGTTCCAGAGGCGCCAGGACAGGACGGAACAGTGAGACTGAGACACAAGTGGCAGCAATGGGCTGATGGCCACAGGGAGTACCAGAGGTGCAATCCTTTCAGTGGCTCCCATGCGGCGACTTTGCGGCTGCAGAGAGGGACAGAAGAATACGGGCATCCCCAAAGGGGATCTAAGACCGAGCAGAGGGGCAAAGATGCACATGCCCTGGTCGGGAAAGAAGTCGAAGAGTTGCTTTCTATTATTAGAAGGTACGGAGAAGCCGGTCCGGATGGAAACATTTGCGTAACTTTTGGCAGATTGTTTGACGCCTACGTGACAATTTCCAATAAAGTGGTGGGGATCTTGCTGCGAGCCAGGAAACACGGTCTGGTCCACTttgatggggaaatgctttggcaaGGAAGGGATGATCGCGCTCTCATCACACTGCTGGAGTGA